GTACACGGAAAAAAAGATGTGATTGGCGTAATGGGAAGCAAACCCATCCACGTAATGACAGCGGAAGAACGCTCTAAAATAGTGCCTTTAAGCGATTATTTTATTGATCTCGGAATGCCGAAAAAAGAAGTTGAAAAAATTATTAAAATTGGCGATACCGTTACGCGTCAGCGCGAATTAATTGAAATGGGAAATTGCGTAAATTGTAAATCGTTAGACAACCGCGTTTCTGTTTTTATTTTGATTGAAATGCTGAAAGAATTAAAAAATCCGCCGTACGATGTGTACGCCGTTTTTACGGTTCAAGAAGAAGTTGGTATTCGCGGCGCCAATGTTTCCGCACTTAAAATACAACCTGATTTTGGTTTCGGATTAGATACCACTATTGCATTTGATGTTCCGGGTGCACAAGCACACGAAAAAATAACTGTTCTGGGAAATGGAACCGGAATTAAAATTATGGATTCATCTACTATTTGTGATTATCGAATGGTGGAATTCATGAAAAAGACAGCCATCAAAAATAAAATAAAATGGCAACCAGAAATTTTACCAGCAGGTGGAACAGACACCGCAGGCATCCAACGCATGACAGCTGGCGGATCTATTGCAGGAGCGGTTTCTATTCCAACGCGACACATTCATCAAGTAATTGAAATGTGCGACAAAGACGATGTTCGTGCCAGCATCGATTTATTGAAACATTGCGTGCAAGAATTAGATACCTATGATTGGAGTTTCAAATAAAAGCGTTTGAAAAATTAATTTTTCGGAGACGAAATTCTTCTTCAAAAGCTGTACTTTTGAAAACACAATCAAAAAAATATTTTTTCGGATGGATTATTTGAACGAGCTGAACGAGCCGCAACGTCAGGCAGTGGAATGCACAGAAGGTCCGGTAATGATTATTGCCGGAGCTGGTTCTGGAAAAACGCGCGTACTGACGTATCGCATTGCACACTTGATTCAAAAAGGCGTTGATCCTTTCCAAATTTTATCACTTACGTTTACCAATAAAGCTGCACGTGCTATGAAAGAACGTGTTGCAAAAATTGTAGGCAACGATGCGAAAAATTTATGGATGGGAACTTTCCATTCCGTGTTTGCAAAAATATTGCGCGCAGAAGCTACAAAATTAGGTTATCCAAATAATTTCACGATTTACGATACCGAAGATTCGAAAGGATTAATCAAAGATATTTTAAAGGAACAGGGTTTGGATGAGAAGATTTACAAGGCTTCTACCGTTTTGTCTCGCATTTCGGATGCGAAAAACAAATTGATTTCTGCAGCAGCGTACAATGCCAATCCGCAAACGCTGAACGATGATAAAATGGCAGCAAAACCGAAAATGGGTTTGGTGTATGAATTATATTCCAAACGCTGTTTTAAAGCAGGTGCAATGGATTTTGACGATTTGCTTTTTAAAACAAATGTGTTGCTGCGCGATTTCCCAGAAGTGTTGCACAAATATCAACACAAGTTTAAATATATTATGGTGGATGAGTATCAAGACACGAATTTTTCGCAATACGTAATTGTGAAACAATTGGCGGCTTTGAACGAAAATATTTGTGTGGTTGGAGATGACGCACAAAGCATATACGCTTTTCGCGGAGCCAATATTCAGAACATTTTAAACTTCGAAAAAGATTATCCGGATTTACACACGTATAAACTCGAACAAAATTATCGCTCTACGCAAAACATTGTAAACGCTGCAAATACTGTGATTGAAAAGAATGAAGTGAAGTTGAAAAAAGAAGTGTGGACAAGTAACGATACAGGCGAAAAAATTAAAGTGATGCGCGCCATGTCGGACAACGAAGAAGGTCAAATTGTGGCGCATTCCATCTTCGAAACAAAAATGAATAATCAGTCGCAGAATGCTGAATTTGCTATACTTTATCGTACTAACGCACAATCGCGTTCTATGGAAGAAGCACTGCGAAAAAAAGGAATTCCGTACCGAATTTTTGGAGGAATGTCGTTTTATCAACGCAAGGAAATAAAAGATTTATTGGCGTATTTCCGACTCAGTATTAATCCGCATGACGAAGAAGCGCTGAAAAGAATTATCAATTATCCGGCACGCGGAATTGGTACTACAACGCTCGACAAAATGGTTATTGCTGCAGGAGATAACGATGTAAGCATTTGGACGGTAATTGAAAATTTGAACGATTTTAATTTGGAATTAAATGCGGGAACACGTGAAAAAATATTCGGATTTTATACTTCGATAAAAAGTTTTTCCGCCATTCTTCCTACGCAAAATGCTTACGACAGCGGTTCGCACATCGCTTCGACATCTGGAGTTTTAAAAGATTTATATACAGATAAAACGCCTGAAGGAGTTGCGCGAAATGAAAATATTCAAGAATTATTAAATGGATTAAAAGATTTTTCGGAAGAAAAAAATGAAGCCGAAGAAATTATTTTTCGCACACTTCCCGAATTTATGGAAGACATTGCTTTGCTTACGGATGCTGATAAAAAAGAAAATCCAGAAGAAAAAGATGTTGTTTCGTTGATGACTATTCATGCTTCCAAAGGCTTGGAGTTTCCGTACGTGTATATTGTGGGCGTGGAAGAAAATTTATTTCCTTCGCAGATGTCGCTTAATTCCAGAACGGATTTGGAAGAAGAACGCAGATTGTTTTATGTGGCGCTTACGCGAGCCGAAAAAAAAGTTTCTGTTTCGTATGCTACAACGCGCTACAAATGGGGAAACTTAACCGGTTGCGAACCCAGTCGTTTTATTGAAGAGTTGGGCGATAAATTCGTGGAAATGCCTCCTGAAAGAACTGCGAATGCAGAAAGTCAGCAAGGATTTTTTAAAACATTTAACAGAACAAAAAATACAGCTCCTGAAAAAACTTTTTCAGCCGAACCGAAAAAGAATTTTGTGAAAGTGAATGCGGCGAAACCTGCTTCTGGTGAAATCTACGACAACAGTCATTTGAAAGATTTACAAGTGGGAATGGAAGTTTCGCACGAACGGTTTGGAAACGGAAAAGTAATTAATATGGAAGGCGTTTTTCCGAACAACAAAGCCACTGTGTTTTTTCAAGGCGTTGGACAAAAACAATTGCTGTTGAAATTCGCGAAGCTGAAAATTTTAAATTAATCGATGATTTTTGAAGCCAAAAAAGGCGCTTGAAAAAATAATTTTTCAAACATGAAAAAAGATATACAAAATCGTAAAGATATAGAACTGCTCATCAATCATTTTTACGAAGAAGTGCGAAAGGACGAACTCATCGGATTTATTTTTAATGATATTGCAAGTGTAAATTGGGAAAAGCATTTACCCATTATGTACGATTTCTGGGAAGGGTTATTATTCGGGAATAGCAATTACAAAGGCAATCCAATGCTCGTACATATACAGCTCGACAAAAAAATAATGTTATTACCCGAGCATTTTGAACGCTGGAAAAAATTATTTTTTCAATCCCTCGATTCTCTTTTTCAAGGAGAAAAAACAGAAGAAACAAAATCAAAAGCCAATTCGATTGCTTCCGTAATGCTTCACAAAGTGGAAAATATGCGCGGTTGAAAAATTATTTTTTCGGACAATAAAAATCACAATCGTTTAACCCTCTTATTAATCAACAATTATACTTCTTCGCATTTCATAGATATTTTTGCAGATTGATACAGCAAATATCCAATCATTAAGTAAAGCATAAAATACATTTAGCACGGGTGATAAAAGTCCTTTGCCTAGCGGTGTTGAAAACAGTTACCCGAAACACTATTTATAAAATGCGGAATAAAATCAACAAAATATTTTCAAACCTGCTCTCATATCAGGATGCTATCTTTTATACTTTTTACAGAAGGTTTATCACCCGAAAACTATTTCGGTTATCTTTACGAAATGAAAAAAGAATTCCACCTAAAATTTCATACCAAACACATTCTTGAAATTTTCGCCACACTCAAATTTATTTTTGAAGAAAAAAATTATGCTGATAAAGCCATCGAAAAAACGATGCGTGCCAATAAAAAATGGGGCGTAAAAGATCGCGCATTCGTTTCCGATACAGTGTATGATATGGTTCGCAATTGGCGTTTATTAACAACAGTAGCCGGAGTAGATAATATTGTATCGGAAAAAAATTGTTGGGATTTGTTCGGCACTTGGTTAGTGATGCGCAATTTCGAATTACCAGAAAGCGGTCGATTCCATTCCGTTCATCCTGAAAAAGTAGATTTAAAATTAAAAAAATTCGAACGCATTCGTGCGATTCGAGAATCGTTTCCGGATTGGTTGGATAAATTATGCGAAAAAGAAATAGGTGCAAAATGGACGAATATGGCGCGGGCATTGAATAAAAAGCCCTCCATGTTTTTACGTGTCAATTTATTAAAAACAACATTAAGCGAATTACAAACATTATTGGCAGAAGAACAAGTGGAAACTTTTCCAGTAGTTTGGTCGCCGTACGCACTCGAATTAAAATTTAGTAGAAACGTTTTTCGTACCGAAGCATTTCGTCAAGGATTATTTGAAGTACAAGATTCTGCATCGCAAATGGTAGCTGATTTTTTAGATGTAAAACCTGGAATGCGTGTGATAGATGGATGTGCAGGCACAGGAGGAAAAACAATGCACCTTTCTTCTTTCATGAAAAATAAAGGAAGAATTATTGCACTTGATACAAAAGATTGGAAATTAGCAGAACTTAAAAAAAGAGCATCGCGTGCGGGAGCAAGCATTATTGAAGCAAAAATAATTGAATCGTCAAAAACAACAAAGCGTTTGAATGGCACTGGCGATAGAGTTTTGCTGGATGTCCCGTGTTCAGGTTTGGGAGTGTTGAGAAGAAACCCAGATAGCAAATGGAAAATAACTGCAGAAGAAATTGAGCGTGTAAAAATAGAACAAAGCGAAATTTTAGAACGTTATTCGCACATGACGAAAGTTGGCGGGAAGATGGTATACGCGGTGTGTAGCGTGTTACCATCGGAAGGAGAAGAGCAAATAAAAAAATTTATTGCCAGAAATCCAGATTTTGAATTCATGGGAGAA
This genomic window from Bacteroidia bacterium contains:
- a CDS encoding UvrD-helicase domain-containing protein encodes the protein MDYLNELNEPQRQAVECTEGPVMIIAGAGSGKTRVLTYRIAHLIQKGVDPFQILSLTFTNKAARAMKERVAKIVGNDAKNLWMGTFHSVFAKILRAEATKLGYPNNFTIYDTEDSKGLIKDILKEQGLDEKIYKASTVLSRISDAKNKLISAAAYNANPQTLNDDKMAAKPKMGLVYELYSKRCFKAGAMDFDDLLFKTNVLLRDFPEVLHKYQHKFKYIMVDEYQDTNFSQYVIVKQLAALNENICVVGDDAQSIYAFRGANIQNILNFEKDYPDLHTYKLEQNYRSTQNIVNAANTVIEKNEVKLKKEVWTSNDTGEKIKVMRAMSDNEEGQIVAHSIFETKMNNQSQNAEFAILYRTNAQSRSMEEALRKKGIPYRIFGGMSFYQRKEIKDLLAYFRLSINPHDEEALKRIINYPARGIGTTTLDKMVIAAGDNDVSIWTVIENLNDFNLELNAGTREKIFGFYTSIKSFSAILPTQNAYDSGSHIASTSGVLKDLYTDKTPEGVARNENIQELLNGLKDFSEEKNEAEEIIFRTLPEFMEDIALLTDADKKENPEEKDVVSLMTIHASKGLEFPYVYIVGVEENLFPSQMSLNSRTDLEEERRLFYVALTRAEKKVSVSYATTRYKWGNLTGCEPSRFIEELGDKFVEMPPERTANAESQQGFFKTFNRTKNTAPEKTFSAEPKKNFVKVNAAKPASGEIYDNSHLKDLQVGMEVSHERFGNGKVINMEGVFPNNKATVFFQGVGQKQLLLKFAKLKILN
- a CDS encoding RsmB/NOP family class I SAM-dependent RNA methyltransferase — translated: MKKEFHLKFHTKHILEIFATLKFIFEEKNYADKAIEKTMRANKKWGVKDRAFVSDTVYDMVRNWRLLTTVAGVDNIVSEKNCWDLFGTWLVMRNFELPESGRFHSVHPEKVDLKLKKFERIRAIRESFPDWLDKLCEKEIGAKWTNMARALNKKPSMFLRVNLLKTTLSELQTLLAEEQVETFPVVWSPYALELKFSRNVFRTEAFRQGLFEVQDSASQMVADFLDVKPGMRVIDGCAGTGGKTMHLSSFMKNKGRIIALDTKDWKLAELKKRASRAGASIIEAKIIESSKTTKRLNGTGDRVLLDVPCSGLGVLRRNPDSKWKITAEEIERVKIEQSEILERYSHMTKVGGKMVYAVCSVLPSEGEEQIKKFIARNPDFEFMGEKRYSPELMNCDGFYMALLERKK
- a CDS encoding M42 family metallopeptidase codes for the protein MSINIKLLKTICETTGAPGHEQRVRELVLKEIKNHVDSVSIDNMGNVVAFRKGKKNKKVMIAAHMDEIGFIVTHIDDQGFLRFIPLGGFDPKTLTAQRVIVHGKKDVIGVMGSKPIHVMTAEERSKIVPLSDYFIDLGMPKKEVEKIIKIGDTVTRQRELIEMGNCVNCKSLDNRVSVFILIEMLKELKNPPYDVYAVFTVQEEVGIRGANVSALKIQPDFGFGLDTTIAFDVPGAQAHEKITVLGNGTGIKIMDSSTICDYRMVEFMKKTAIKNKIKWQPEILPAGGTDTAGIQRMTAGGSIAGAVSIPTRHIHQVIEMCDKDDVRASIDLLKHCVQELDTYDWSFK
- a CDS encoding group III truncated hemoglobin, giving the protein MKKDIQNRKDIELLINHFYEEVRKDELIGFIFNDIASVNWEKHLPIMYDFWEGLLFGNSNYKGNPMLVHIQLDKKIMLLPEHFERWKKLFFQSLDSLFQGEKTEETKSKANSIASVMLHKVENMRG